The following are encoded in a window of Nomia melanderi isolate GNS246 chromosome 6, iyNomMela1, whole genome shotgun sequence genomic DNA:
- the LOC116430220 gene encoding solute carrier family 41 member 1-like isoform X1 produces MIEDQMHQHPVRLPPDKHAHVDVTGTKFENDQCKEPLLSEKQSSHRVTPACTRLRAISEAPRGNVVMGTSLATDTSMAMATGIGLGTVMGTVTEMDTAAAAAAAADKLIEQKCVEVPIFDEGTTDSGRLPDVVAESKIYGVIEDEPLESYLAITIQVFIPFLIAGLGMVGAGLVFDSVHHWIVFEKVTELIILAPALLGLKGNLEMTLASRLSTQANLGHMDTRKQQCYMIVGNLVLIQCQAIVVGFLGSVVAIVMGAFRYGTISLDHAYLLCASSLVTASLASFVLGLITAGVIVSSRHCHINPDNVATPIAASLGDITSLALLSWISTILYESINKQDWLAPLVIACYVLVTPLWVWIAKKNKYTNDVLYSGWTPVMIAMLISCCGGLILEFMVSRFKNLTVFQPVINGVGGNLVAVQASRISTALHKQAELGTLLIPPGHTHPVIFITPIANFFGKGMHARTTRVLMAMVIPGHIIFIYLINYMKDGNTSLTPLFVFVYLCAAMLQVAALLYIAYIMIHWMWKRKIDPDNSAIPYLTAMGDLLGISLLAIAFQFLYLVGDQDSDRTIVP; encoded by the exons ATGATAGAGGACCAGATGCATCAACATCCGGTACGACTGCCGCCCGACAAACACGCCCATGTCGATGTCACAGGAACCAAATTTGAAAA TGACCAATGCAAAGAGCCTCTACTTTCCGAAAAACAAAGTTCCCACAGGGTAACGCCGGCGTGCACTCGGTTGCGCGCGATCTCGGAAGCACCCCGCGGAAACGTAGTTATGGGTACAAGTTTAGCTACGGACACGTCCATGGCCATGGCCACGGGTATCGGCCTGGGAACCGTCATGGGAACCGTCACAGAAATGG AtaccgctgctgctgctgctgctgccgccgacaaattgatagaacaaaagtGCGTGGAGGTGCCCATCTTCGACGAAGGAACCACCGACAGCGGTCGTCTTCCCGACGTTGTTGCCGAGAGTAAAATTTACGGTGTCATCGAGGATGAACCTCTCGAGTCGTACTTGGCAATTACCATTCAAGTTTTTATACCGTTTCTTATCGCCGGCCTTGGCATGGTGGGAGCTGGATTAGTTTTTGATTCGGTGCAT CACTGGATCGTATTCGAGAAAGTGACCGAGCTGATCATTCTGGCTCCGGCATTGTTGGGCTTGAAAGGCAATTTAGAAATGACCCTTGCATCGCGACTTTCTACTCAAGCGAATCTCGGACATATGGACACACGGAAGCAACAATGCTATATGATCGTTGGAAATCTCGTTTTAATTCAG TGCCAGGCGATAGTGGTTGGATTTCTGGGCTCTGTGGTGGCGATCGTAATGGGAGCGTTTCGATACGGAACCATTTCATTGGATCACGCTTACCTGTTGTGCGCGAGCAGCCTGGTTACCGCGTCCTTGGCGTCCTTTGTCCTCGGCCTGATAACTGCAGGAGTAATCGTTTCTTCGCGGCACTGTCACATAAATCCGGACAACGTTGCGACGCCGATAGCCGCCAGCCTTGGCGATATCACTTCCTTGGCTTTGCTCTCCTGGATCTCGACGATACTCTACGAGTCGATCAATAAACAGGATTGGCTCGCACCCTTGGTGATCGCTTGTTACGTTCTTGTCACCCCACTTTGGGTATGGATCGctaaaaaaaacaaatacaccAACGATGTCCTTTATTCCGGATGGACTCCCGTTATGATTGCCATGTTAATCAGTTG TTGCGGCGGCCTAATTTTGGAATTCATGGTGTCGCGATTCAAAAACTTGACTGTCTTTCAACCGGTGATCAACGGTGTCGGTGGAAATCTCGTCGCTGTCCAAGCGAGTAGAATATCAACGGCCCTTCACAAACAAGCCGAGTTAGGAACACTTCTGATACCACCGGGTCACACGCACCCCGTCATCTTTATTACGCCTATAGCGAATTTTTTCGGCAAAG GTATGCACGCGAGAACTACCAGAGTTTTAATGGCAATGGTCATACCGGGTcacatcatttttatttacctAATTAATTACATGAAAGATGGCAACACTTCGCTGACACCTCTTTtcgtttttgtttatttatgcgCCGCGATGCTGCAAGTTGCTGCCCTTCTTTACATTGCCTACATAATGATACACTGGATGTGGAAACGAAAGATCGATCCTGACAATTCCGCGATTCCATATTTGACAGCGATGGGAGATTTACTTGGTATCAGTTTGCTTGCGATTGCTTTCCAATTTCTTTATCTGGTAGGAGATCAAGATTCTGATCGAACGATTGTTCCGTGA
- the LOC116430220 gene encoding solute carrier family 41 member 1-like isoform X2 — MIEDQMHQHPVRLPPDKHAHVDVTGTKFENDQCKEPLLSEKQSSHRVTPACTRLRAISEAPRGNVVMGTSLATDTSMAMATGIGLGTVMGTVTEMDTAAAAAAAADKLIEQKCVEVPIFDEGTTDSGRLPDVVAESKIYGVIEDEPLESYLHWIVFEKVTELIILAPALLGLKGNLEMTLASRLSTQANLGHMDTRKQQCYMIVGNLVLIQCQAIVVGFLGSVVAIVMGAFRYGTISLDHAYLLCASSLVTASLASFVLGLITAGVIVSSRHCHINPDNVATPIAASLGDITSLALLSWISTILYESINKQDWLAPLVIACYVLVTPLWVWIAKKNKYTNDVLYSGWTPVMIAMLISCCGGLILEFMVSRFKNLTVFQPVINGVGGNLVAVQASRISTALHKQAELGTLLIPPGHTHPVIFITPIANFFGKGMHARTTRVLMAMVIPGHIIFIYLINYMKDGNTSLTPLFVFVYLCAAMLQVAALLYIAYIMIHWMWKRKIDPDNSAIPYLTAMGDLLGISLLAIAFQFLYLVGDQDSDRTIVP; from the exons ATGATAGAGGACCAGATGCATCAACATCCGGTACGACTGCCGCCCGACAAACACGCCCATGTCGATGTCACAGGAACCAAATTTGAAAA TGACCAATGCAAAGAGCCTCTACTTTCCGAAAAACAAAGTTCCCACAGGGTAACGCCGGCGTGCACTCGGTTGCGCGCGATCTCGGAAGCACCCCGCGGAAACGTAGTTATGGGTACAAGTTTAGCTACGGACACGTCCATGGCCATGGCCACGGGTATCGGCCTGGGAACCGTCATGGGAACCGTCACAGAAATGG AtaccgctgctgctgctgctgctgccgccgacaaattgatagaacaaaagtGCGTGGAGGTGCCCATCTTCGACGAAGGAACCACCGACAGCGGTCGTCTTCCCGACGTTGTTGCCGAGAGTAAAATTTACGGTGTCATCGAGGATGAACCTCTCGAGTCGTACTTG CACTGGATCGTATTCGAGAAAGTGACCGAGCTGATCATTCTGGCTCCGGCATTGTTGGGCTTGAAAGGCAATTTAGAAATGACCCTTGCATCGCGACTTTCTACTCAAGCGAATCTCGGACATATGGACACACGGAAGCAACAATGCTATATGATCGTTGGAAATCTCGTTTTAATTCAG TGCCAGGCGATAGTGGTTGGATTTCTGGGCTCTGTGGTGGCGATCGTAATGGGAGCGTTTCGATACGGAACCATTTCATTGGATCACGCTTACCTGTTGTGCGCGAGCAGCCTGGTTACCGCGTCCTTGGCGTCCTTTGTCCTCGGCCTGATAACTGCAGGAGTAATCGTTTCTTCGCGGCACTGTCACATAAATCCGGACAACGTTGCGACGCCGATAGCCGCCAGCCTTGGCGATATCACTTCCTTGGCTTTGCTCTCCTGGATCTCGACGATACTCTACGAGTCGATCAATAAACAGGATTGGCTCGCACCCTTGGTGATCGCTTGTTACGTTCTTGTCACCCCACTTTGGGTATGGATCGctaaaaaaaacaaatacaccAACGATGTCCTTTATTCCGGATGGACTCCCGTTATGATTGCCATGTTAATCAGTTG TTGCGGCGGCCTAATTTTGGAATTCATGGTGTCGCGATTCAAAAACTTGACTGTCTTTCAACCGGTGATCAACGGTGTCGGTGGAAATCTCGTCGCTGTCCAAGCGAGTAGAATATCAACGGCCCTTCACAAACAAGCCGAGTTAGGAACACTTCTGATACCACCGGGTCACACGCACCCCGTCATCTTTATTACGCCTATAGCGAATTTTTTCGGCAAAG GTATGCACGCGAGAACTACCAGAGTTTTAATGGCAATGGTCATACCGGGTcacatcatttttatttacctAATTAATTACATGAAAGATGGCAACACTTCGCTGACACCTCTTTtcgtttttgtttatttatgcgCCGCGATGCTGCAAGTTGCTGCCCTTCTTTACATTGCCTACATAATGATACACTGGATGTGGAAACGAAAGATCGATCCTGACAATTCCGCGATTCCATATTTGACAGCGATGGGAGATTTACTTGGTATCAGTTTGCTTGCGATTGCTTTCCAATTTCTTTATCTGGTAGGAGATCAAGATTCTGATCGAACGATTGTTCCGTGA
- the LOC116430220 gene encoding solute carrier family 41 member 1-like isoform X3 encodes MGTSLATDTSMAMATGIGLGTVMGTVTEMDTAAAAAAAADKLIEQKCVEVPIFDEGTTDSGRLPDVVAESKIYGVIEDEPLESYLAITIQVFIPFLIAGLGMVGAGLVFDSVHHWIVFEKVTELIILAPALLGLKGNLEMTLASRLSTQANLGHMDTRKQQCYMIVGNLVLIQCQAIVVGFLGSVVAIVMGAFRYGTISLDHAYLLCASSLVTASLASFVLGLITAGVIVSSRHCHINPDNVATPIAASLGDITSLALLSWISTILYESINKQDWLAPLVIACYVLVTPLWVWIAKKNKYTNDVLYSGWTPVMIAMLISCCGGLILEFMVSRFKNLTVFQPVINGVGGNLVAVQASRISTALHKQAELGTLLIPPGHTHPVIFITPIANFFGKGMHARTTRVLMAMVIPGHIIFIYLINYMKDGNTSLTPLFVFVYLCAAMLQVAALLYIAYIMIHWMWKRKIDPDNSAIPYLTAMGDLLGISLLAIAFQFLYLVGDQDSDRTIVP; translated from the exons ATGGGTACAAGTTTAGCTACGGACACGTCCATGGCCATGGCCACGGGTATCGGCCTGGGAACCGTCATGGGAACCGTCACAGAAATGG AtaccgctgctgctgctgctgctgccgccgacaaattgatagaacaaaagtGCGTGGAGGTGCCCATCTTCGACGAAGGAACCACCGACAGCGGTCGTCTTCCCGACGTTGTTGCCGAGAGTAAAATTTACGGTGTCATCGAGGATGAACCTCTCGAGTCGTACTTGGCAATTACCATTCAAGTTTTTATACCGTTTCTTATCGCCGGCCTTGGCATGGTGGGAGCTGGATTAGTTTTTGATTCGGTGCAT CACTGGATCGTATTCGAGAAAGTGACCGAGCTGATCATTCTGGCTCCGGCATTGTTGGGCTTGAAAGGCAATTTAGAAATGACCCTTGCATCGCGACTTTCTACTCAAGCGAATCTCGGACATATGGACACACGGAAGCAACAATGCTATATGATCGTTGGAAATCTCGTTTTAATTCAG TGCCAGGCGATAGTGGTTGGATTTCTGGGCTCTGTGGTGGCGATCGTAATGGGAGCGTTTCGATACGGAACCATTTCATTGGATCACGCTTACCTGTTGTGCGCGAGCAGCCTGGTTACCGCGTCCTTGGCGTCCTTTGTCCTCGGCCTGATAACTGCAGGAGTAATCGTTTCTTCGCGGCACTGTCACATAAATCCGGACAACGTTGCGACGCCGATAGCCGCCAGCCTTGGCGATATCACTTCCTTGGCTTTGCTCTCCTGGATCTCGACGATACTCTACGAGTCGATCAATAAACAGGATTGGCTCGCACCCTTGGTGATCGCTTGTTACGTTCTTGTCACCCCACTTTGGGTATGGATCGctaaaaaaaacaaatacaccAACGATGTCCTTTATTCCGGATGGACTCCCGTTATGATTGCCATGTTAATCAGTTG TTGCGGCGGCCTAATTTTGGAATTCATGGTGTCGCGATTCAAAAACTTGACTGTCTTTCAACCGGTGATCAACGGTGTCGGTGGAAATCTCGTCGCTGTCCAAGCGAGTAGAATATCAACGGCCCTTCACAAACAAGCCGAGTTAGGAACACTTCTGATACCACCGGGTCACACGCACCCCGTCATCTTTATTACGCCTATAGCGAATTTTTTCGGCAAAG GTATGCACGCGAGAACTACCAGAGTTTTAATGGCAATGGTCATACCGGGTcacatcatttttatttacctAATTAATTACATGAAAGATGGCAACACTTCGCTGACACCTCTTTtcgtttttgtttatttatgcgCCGCGATGCTGCAAGTTGCTGCCCTTCTTTACATTGCCTACATAATGATACACTGGATGTGGAAACGAAAGATCGATCCTGACAATTCCGCGATTCCATATTTGACAGCGATGGGAGATTTACTTGGTATCAGTTTGCTTGCGATTGCTTTCCAATTTCTTTATCTGGTAGGAGATCAAGATTCTGATCGAACGATTGTTCCGTGA